In the Kitasatospora terrestris genome, one interval contains:
- the fabG gene encoding 3-oxoacyl-[acyl-carrier-protein] reductase — MSRSVLVTGGNRGIGLAIAQAFAENGDKVAITSRSGEVPAELAKYEVIAVRADITDAAAVEAAFTEIEAAHGPVEVLVANAGITKDTLLLRMSEEDFTSVLDTNLTGTFRVVKRASAKMLRARKGRIVLISSVVGLTGSPGQANYAASKAGLVGFARSLARELGSRNITVNVVAPGFVDTDMTAVLTEERRKEIVAGVPLGRYAAPAEIASAVRFLSSDEAAYITGAVIPVDGGLGMGH; from the coding sequence TTGAGCCGCTCGGTTCTCGTCACCGGAGGCAACCGGGGCATCGGCCTCGCGATTGCCCAGGCCTTCGCCGAGAACGGTGACAAGGTCGCGATCACCAGCCGTTCGGGCGAGGTCCCGGCCGAACTGGCCAAGTACGAGGTGATCGCCGTCCGCGCGGACATCACCGACGCCGCGGCGGTCGAGGCGGCCTTCACCGAGATCGAGGCCGCGCACGGCCCGGTCGAGGTCCTGGTGGCCAACGCGGGCATCACCAAGGACACGCTGCTGCTCCGGATGTCCGAGGAGGACTTCACGTCCGTCCTCGACACCAACCTGACCGGCACCTTCCGCGTGGTCAAGCGGGCGTCGGCGAAGATGCTGCGCGCCCGCAAGGGCCGCATCGTGCTGATCTCCTCGGTCGTCGGCCTCACCGGCTCCCCGGGCCAGGCCAACTACGCCGCCTCGAAGGCCGGCCTGGTCGGCTTCGCCCGTTCGCTGGCGCGTGAGCTCGGCTCGCGCAACATCACGGTCAACGTGGTCGCCCCCGGCTTCGTGGACACCGACATGACCGCGGTGCTCACCGAGGAGCGCCGCAAGGAGATCGTGGCGGGCGTGCCGCTCGGCCGCTACGCCGCCCCCGCCGAGATCGCCTCGGCCGTGCGGTTCCTGTCCTCGGACGAGGCCGCGTACATCACCGGAGCCGTCATTCCCGTCGACGGCGGATTGGGCATGGGTCACTGA
- a CDS encoding MBL fold metallo-hydrolase: MSDRHPGRRSRLLALTAAAAAAGAVAWSLRDLPAAFGRRPDPLDPRVRNSPQFRDGVFHNAPSELARKGAERPDSDAVRRMLFERAGRVPSGPVPMARPEPVEQAAAGVEVVWYGHASALVEVEGSRVLLDPIWSDRCSPAAQVGPKRLHPMPVELTELPPVDAVLISHDHYDHLDMATVKRLVDLQSAPFAVPLGIGGHLRRWGVPEHRIIELDWDETCTLGELTLTLTSAHHFSGRGLTRNTTLWGSWVIAGPSRKVFYTGDSGYFEGYARIGEQHGPFDAALVQVGAYDEAWADIHMTPEDAVRAHQDLRAELMIPVHWCTFNLGIHPWAEPIERLLAEAKQQAVPLAVPRPGQRVDVDSPPELDGWWETVS, from the coding sequence ATGAGCGACCGACACCCTGGCCGACGGTCCCGACTTCTCGCCCTGACCGCGGCGGCGGCCGCCGCCGGGGCGGTGGCGTGGTCGCTGCGCGACCTGCCGGCCGCGTTCGGGCGCAGGCCCGACCCGCTGGACCCGCGGGTGCGCAACTCGCCGCAGTTCCGGGACGGGGTGTTCCACAACGCGCCGTCCGAGCTGGCCCGCAAGGGCGCCGAGCGGCCGGACTCCGACGCGGTACGCCGGATGCTGTTCGAGCGGGCCGGCCGGGTGCCGAGCGGTCCGGTGCCGATGGCCCGGCCGGAGCCGGTGGAGCAGGCGGCCGCCGGTGTCGAGGTGGTCTGGTACGGCCACGCGTCGGCGCTGGTGGAGGTGGAGGGCAGCCGGGTGCTGCTGGACCCGATCTGGTCCGACCGCTGCTCCCCCGCCGCGCAGGTCGGTCCGAAGCGGCTGCACCCGATGCCGGTGGAGCTGACGGAGCTCCCGCCGGTGGACGCGGTGCTGATCTCGCACGACCACTACGACCACCTGGACATGGCGACGGTCAAGCGGCTGGTCGACCTGCAGTCCGCGCCGTTCGCGGTGCCGCTGGGCATCGGCGGCCACCTGCGCCGCTGGGGCGTGCCGGAGCACCGGATCATCGAGCTGGACTGGGACGAGACCTGCACGCTCGGCGAGCTCACCCTGACGCTGACCTCCGCGCACCACTTCTCCGGCCGCGGCCTGACCCGGAACACCACGCTGTGGGGCTCCTGGGTGATCGCCGGGCCGTCCCGGAAGGTGTTCTACACCGGTGACTCCGGCTACTTCGAGGGCTACGCCCGGATCGGCGAGCAGCACGGCCCGTTCGACGCGGCGCTGGTGCAGGTCGGCGCGTACGACGAGGCGTGGGCGGACATCCACATGACGCCGGAGGACGCGGTGCGGGCGCACCAGGACCTGCGCGCGGAGCTGATGATCCCGGTCCACTGGTGCACCTTCAACCTGGGCATCCACCCGTGGGCGGAGCCGATCGAGCGGCTGCTCGCGGAGGCGAAGCAGCAGGCGGTGCCGCTCGCCGTCCCGCGCCCGGGCCAGCGGGTGGACGTGGACAGCCCGCCGGAGCTCGACGGCTGGTGGGAGACCGTTTCCTGA
- a CDS encoding FHA domain-containing protein, translated as MPQLVLEIDGRQRVLEPGRAYTIGRDPNADFPFDDARVSWRHASVTFDGANWQYTDHGSTNGTFAEGVRTQQLPVYPGTVIHLGNGQNGPRLAFLAPAAAHQLGIHEAVTSRANAPAPAQPQPQAWEAAVQAPPPNQPPAHPPVRQQWDAPTPRPGFPQQQGVPAQPQPVAGLGNPTMVRSLTAGMRTIRIGRALDNDIVVSDLQVSRHHAELRQLPDGRWEIVDLGSHNGIFLNGQPVTRQLMGPQDRLTVGHSSFVLVGDQLQEFVDTGAVTFSAQHLTVEVEHKGGKKVLLNDVSFSVPEKSLIAVIGPSGSGKSTLLRALTGYRPADRGDVLYDGRNLYRQFAELRSRIGLVPQSEILHKELTVRTALKYAARLRFPGDTEAAERERRIDEVLYELRLDKRADNRITALSGGQQKRVSVALELLTKPSLIFLDEPTSGLDPGMDREVMQTLRGLADDGRTVLVVTHSVAELALCDRLLVMAPGGSVAYFGPPAEALHFFGYETWADVFQAFENYPDHDWAGRYRNSVHYQQYSANADAVAVQAQPNVMTRMLPPKPQSWGSQLWTLIRRYLSVIASDKGFIALSVLLPLVLGAVSTVIPAKHGLAAGDGPLGRNTIAAMILLVVAFGACLSGAANSVRELIKERAIYERERATGLSRSAYVMSKIIVLGAISFLQGAIIAGIAFGFRKLPTEGLVLTHAPAIEMGVGVVLLSFTSMMVGLVISSLVKTAEKTMPLLVMFAIVQLVFTGAIFQVFDKPGLEQLAWLMPGRWGVAAIGTTLDLAHIAPVVQQKEPPIDTLWDHSAGIWFLDCLVLVLISTALAFLIQRLQKRHEPEVMQKG; from the coding sequence GTGCCGCAACTCGTACTTGAGATCGACGGACGGCAGCGGGTGCTCGAACCCGGCCGCGCCTACACCATCGGGCGGGATCCGAACGCGGATTTCCCGTTCGACGACGCCAGGGTCTCCTGGCGGCACGCCAGCGTCACCTTCGACGGGGCCAACTGGCAGTACACGGACCATGGTTCCACGAACGGGACGTTCGCCGAGGGGGTCCGGACGCAGCAGCTGCCGGTGTACCCCGGCACGGTGATCCACCTCGGCAACGGGCAGAACGGCCCCCGGCTGGCGTTCCTCGCCCCGGCCGCCGCGCACCAGCTCGGCATCCACGAGGCGGTCACCAGCCGGGCCAACGCGCCCGCGCCCGCGCAGCCGCAGCCGCAGGCCTGGGAGGCCGCCGTCCAGGCGCCGCCGCCGAACCAGCCGCCGGCCCACCCGCCGGTCCGCCAGCAGTGGGACGCGCCCACCCCGCGGCCCGGCTTCCCGCAGCAGCAGGGCGTCCCGGCCCAGCCGCAGCCCGTGGCCGGCCTCGGCAACCCGACCATGGTGCGCAGCCTCACCGCGGGCATGCGCACCATCCGGATCGGCCGTGCCCTGGACAACGACATCGTCGTCTCCGACCTCCAGGTCTCCCGCCACCACGCCGAACTGCGCCAACTCCCGGACGGCCGCTGGGAGATCGTCGACCTCGGCAGCCACAACGGGATCTTCCTCAACGGCCAGCCGGTCACCCGGCAGCTGATGGGGCCGCAGGACCGGCTCACCGTCGGCCACTCCTCCTTCGTGCTGGTCGGCGACCAGCTGCAGGAGTTCGTCGACACCGGCGCCGTCACCTTCTCCGCCCAGCACCTGACCGTCGAGGTCGAGCACAAGGGCGGCAAGAAGGTCCTGCTCAACGACGTCTCCTTCTCCGTCCCGGAGAAGTCCCTGATCGCCGTGATCGGCCCGTCCGGCTCCGGCAAGTCCACCCTGCTGCGCGCCCTCACCGGCTACCGGCCCGCCGACCGCGGCGACGTGCTGTACGACGGCCGCAACCTGTACCGGCAGTTCGCCGAGCTCCGCTCGCGCATCGGCCTGGTCCCGCAGTCCGAGATCCTGCACAAGGAACTCACCGTCCGCACCGCCCTCAAGTACGCCGCCCGGCTGCGCTTCCCCGGCGACACCGAGGCCGCCGAGCGCGAGCGCCGGATCGACGAGGTGCTGTACGAGCTGCGCCTCGACAAGCGCGCCGACAACCGCATCACCGCCCTCTCCGGCGGCCAGCAGAAGCGCGTCTCGGTCGCCCTCGAACTGCTCACCAAGCCGTCGCTGATCTTCCTCGACGAGCCCACCTCCGGCCTCGACCCGGGCATGGACCGCGAGGTCATGCAGACCCTGCGCGGCCTCGCCGACGACGGCCGCACCGTCCTCGTCGTCACCCACTCGGTCGCCGAGCTGGCGCTCTGCGACCGCCTGCTGGTGATGGCCCCCGGCGGCTCGGTGGCGTACTTCGGCCCGCCGGCCGAGGCCCTGCACTTCTTCGGGTACGAGACCTGGGCCGACGTCTTCCAGGCCTTCGAGAACTACCCGGACCACGACTGGGCCGGCCGCTACCGCAACTCCGTCCACTACCAGCAGTACTCCGCCAACGCGGACGCGGTCGCCGTCCAGGCGCAGCCCAACGTGATGACCCGGATGCTGCCGCCCAAGCCGCAGAGCTGGGGCTCCCAGCTGTGGACGCTGATCCGCCGCTACCTGTCGGTGATCGCGTCCGACAAGGGCTTCATCGCCCTGTCGGTGCTGCTGCCGCTGGTCCTCGGCGCGGTCTCCACCGTGATCCCGGCCAAGCACGGCCTGGCGGCCGGCGACGGGCCGCTCGGCCGCAACACCATCGCCGCGATGATCCTGCTGGTCGTCGCGTTCGGCGCCTGCCTGTCCGGCGCGGCCAACTCGGTCCGTGAGCTGATCAAGGAACGGGCGATCTACGAACGCGAACGCGCCACCGGGCTCTCCCGGTCGGCGTACGTGATGTCGAAGATCATCGTGCTCGGCGCGATCAGCTTCCTGCAGGGCGCGATCATCGCCGGGATCGCCTTCGGGTTCCGCAAGCTGCCCACCGAGGGCCTGGTCCTCACCCACGCCCCCGCCATCGAGATGGGCGTCGGCGTCGTCCTGCTCAGCTTCACCTCGATGATGGTCGGCCTGGTCATCTCCTCGCTGGTCAAGACCGCCGAGAAGACCATGCCGCTGCTGGTCATGTTCGCCATCGTCCAGCTGGTCTTCACCGGCGCGATCTTCCAGGTCTTCGACAAGCCCGGCCTGGAGCAGCTCGCCTGGCTGATGCCCGGCCGCTGGGGCGTCGCCGCCATCGGCACCACCCTTGACCTCGCCCACATCGCGCCGGTCGTCCAGCAGAAGGAACCCCCGATCGACACCCTCTGGGACCACTCGGCCGGCATCTGGTTCCTCGACTGCCTCGTCCTGGTCCTGATCTCCACCGCCCTGGCCTTCCTCATCCAGCGCCTCCAGAAGCGCCACGAGCCCGAGGTCATGCAGAAGGGCTGA
- the fabI gene encoding enoyl-ACP reductase FabI, producing MSGILEGKRILITGVLMESSIAFHTARLAQEQGAEIILTAWPRPSLTERVAKKLPKPVQVLELDVSNAEHLEGLADKVRETLPTLDGVVHSIGFAPQDALGGNFMNTPWESVATAMHVSAYSLKSLTTALLPLMQDGGSVVGLTFDAQFAWPQYDWMGPAKAALEATNRYLARYLGERDIRCNLISAGPLGSMAAKSIPGFGDLAATWDVRSPLKWDLTDPEPTARGVVALLSDWFPKTTGEIVHVDGGLHAIGA from the coding sequence ATGAGTGGAATCCTCGAGGGCAAGCGCATCCTCATCACGGGTGTGCTGATGGAGTCCTCCATCGCCTTCCACACCGCGCGGCTGGCCCAGGAGCAGGGCGCCGAGATCATCCTCACCGCGTGGCCCCGCCCCAGCCTGACCGAGCGCGTCGCCAAGAAGCTCCCCAAGCCCGTGCAGGTGCTGGAGCTGGACGTCTCCAACGCGGAGCACCTGGAGGGCCTCGCCGACAAGGTCCGCGAGACCCTGCCGACCCTGGACGGCGTCGTCCACTCCATCGGCTTCGCCCCGCAGGACGCGCTCGGCGGCAACTTCATGAACACGCCGTGGGAGTCCGTGGCCACCGCCATGCACGTCTCCGCGTACTCGCTGAAGTCGCTCACCACGGCGCTGCTCCCGCTGATGCAGGACGGCGGCTCGGTCGTCGGCCTCACCTTCGACGCGCAGTTCGCCTGGCCGCAGTACGACTGGATGGGCCCGGCCAAGGCCGCGCTGGAGGCCACCAACCGCTACCTGGCGCGCTACCTGGGCGAGCGGGACATCCGCTGCAACCTGATCTCGGCCGGCCCGCTCGGCTCGATGGCCGCCAAGTCCATCCCGGGCTTCGGCGACCTGGCCGCCACCTGGGACGTCCGCTCCCCGCTCAAGTGGGACCTGACCGACCCGGAGCCGACCGCCCGCGGCGTCGTCGCCCTGCTGAGCGACTGGTTCCCGAAGACCACGGGCGAGATCGTCCACGTCGACGGCGGCCTGCACGCGATCGGCGCCTGA
- a CDS encoding SGM_5486 family transporter-associated protein, with translation MPVLDPNPTDGRKKLLQMLGLIAAIAVVISIIAVVAQNMG, from the coding sequence ATGCCAGTCCTCGACCCGAACCCCACCGACGGCCGGAAGAAGCTGCTGCAGATGCTCGGCCTGATCGCCGCCATCGCGGTGGTCATCTCGATCATCGCGGTCGTCGCGCAGAACATGGGCTGA
- a CDS encoding histidine phosphatase family protein has product MDADTPPRRIIVLRHARADWPNQVADHERPLADRGRTQATEAGRWLVDSGINPDYVLCSTALRTRETWKLVAHELPKRPRKTVYEDRVYEAQPGQIIEVLQETPEDHADLLLVGHNPGVLGLTQILAGDDGDPDALNRLRLGGFPPSAVVVLSFRGPWKLVEPGVARLDSYHTPPTE; this is encoded by the coding sequence ATGGACGCCGATACGCCCCCTCGTAGGATCATCGTTCTCCGTCACGCCCGGGCCGACTGGCCGAACCAGGTGGCCGACCACGAGCGGCCGCTGGCCGACCGCGGCCGCACCCAGGCCACCGAGGCCGGCCGCTGGCTCGTCGACTCCGGCATCAACCCCGACTACGTGCTCTGCTCCACCGCCCTGCGCACCCGCGAGACGTGGAAGCTGGTCGCCCACGAGCTGCCCAAGCGCCCCCGCAAGACGGTCTACGAGGACCGGGTGTACGAGGCCCAGCCGGGCCAGATCATCGAGGTCCTGCAGGAGACCCCGGAGGACCACGCCGACCTGCTGCTGGTCGGCCACAACCCGGGGGTGCTCGGCCTGACCCAGATCCTGGCCGGCGACGACGGCGACCCGGACGCGCTCAACCGGCTGCGGCTCGGCGGCTTCCCGCCGTCCGCGGTGGTGGTGCTCAGCTTCCGGGGGCCGTGGAAGCTGGTGGAGCCCGGCGTGGCCCGGCTCGACTCGTACCACACGCCGCCCACCGAGTAG
- a CDS encoding FadR/GntR family transcriptional regulator, whose translation MALSTTRRTPLSDQVIAQLRAQITSGEWPVGSRIPTEAELVEQLGVARNTVREAVRALAHNGLLDIRQGSGTYVLATSELAGVMHRRFADADQAQVAELRATLETSAAGLAAVRRTERDLELLAAALGRREDAWHSGDAEDFVQADAAFHQAVVAAAHNDVLAAVYADLGEVMRAHLRYDVGPELVADRYVSHDGILDAVRARDASRASVEAGRAIGACRE comes from the coding sequence TTGGCGCTGTCGACGACCCGCCGCACCCCGCTGTCCGACCAGGTGATCGCCCAGCTGCGGGCGCAGATCACCTCGGGCGAGTGGCCGGTCGGCTCCCGGATCCCCACCGAGGCGGAGCTGGTCGAGCAGCTGGGCGTCGCCCGCAACACCGTGCGCGAGGCGGTCCGGGCGCTGGCCCACAACGGGCTGCTGGACATCCGGCAGGGCTCGGGCACCTACGTGCTCGCCACCAGCGAGCTCGCCGGGGTGATGCACCGGCGCTTCGCCGACGCCGACCAGGCGCAGGTCGCGGAGCTGCGGGCCACCCTGGAGACCTCGGCGGCCGGGCTGGCCGCCGTCCGGCGCACCGAGCGGGACCTGGAGCTGCTGGCCGCCGCGCTGGGGCGGCGCGAGGACGCCTGGCACTCCGGCGACGCGGAGGACTTCGTCCAGGCGGACGCGGCGTTCCACCAGGCGGTGGTGGCGGCGGCGCACAACGACGTGCTGGCGGCGGTGTACGCGGATCTCGGCGAGGTCATGCGGGCGCACCTGCGGTACGACGTCGGCCCGGAGCTGGTCGCGGACCGCTACGTGTCCCACGACGGGATCCTGGACGCGGTCCGCGCGCGCGACGCGTCCCGCGCGTCGGTCGAGGCCGGCCGCGCCATCGGCGCCTGCCGGGAGTAG
- a CDS encoding GAF domain-containing sensor histidine kinase: MGCEEESGCDPSLAGIEAVSAAVLAMSRHLEVREVLRRITASARELLGAQYAALGVPDDHGGFAQFVVDGVSDEQWRAIGPLPRQHGVLATMLHELTPTRLTDVRTAAAFGGWPQAHPEMTDFLGMPIVDDGEIVGALFLANKDGGFTDHDEELLRILVAHAALALANARLYERSRELTLAGERSRIAHDLHDAVSQKLFSLRLTAKAAATLVDRDPARARAELAEVAKLAAEAADELRAVVIELRPAALEEDGLVATLASQVQVLDRAHSATVTFTADGVRALPAAQESALLRVAQEALHNALRHAGAGAVTVRLTGTDRRGARLRIADDGRGFDPESVRRAGRHLGLVSMRDRAEGVGGRLTLDSAPGAGTVVEMEVPGA, encoded by the coding sequence ATGGGGTGCGAGGAGGAGTCCGGGTGCGATCCGTCGCTGGCGGGGATCGAGGCGGTGAGCGCCGCGGTGCTGGCGATGAGCCGGCACCTGGAGGTGCGGGAGGTGCTGCGGCGGATCACCGCGTCGGCGCGTGAGCTGCTGGGCGCGCAGTACGCCGCGCTGGGCGTGCCGGACGACCACGGCGGGTTCGCCCAGTTCGTGGTGGACGGGGTCAGCGACGAGCAGTGGCGGGCGATCGGGCCGCTGCCGCGCCAGCACGGGGTGCTGGCGACGATGCTGCACGAGCTGACGCCGACCCGCCTCACCGACGTCCGCACGGCGGCCGCCTTCGGGGGCTGGCCCCAGGCGCACCCGGAGATGACCGACTTCCTGGGCATGCCGATCGTGGACGACGGCGAGATCGTCGGCGCCCTCTTCCTGGCCAACAAGGACGGCGGCTTCACCGACCACGACGAGGAGCTGCTGCGCATCCTGGTCGCGCACGCCGCCCTCGCCCTGGCCAACGCCCGCCTGTACGAGCGCAGCCGCGAGCTCACCCTGGCCGGCGAGCGCTCCCGGATCGCCCACGACCTGCACGACGCGGTCTCGCAGAAGCTGTTCTCGCTGCGGCTGACCGCCAAGGCCGCCGCCACCCTGGTCGACCGCGACCCGGCGCGGGCCCGCGCCGAGCTCGCCGAGGTCGCCAAGCTCGCCGCCGAGGCGGCGGACGAACTGCGCGCCGTGGTGATCGAACTGCGCCCGGCCGCGCTGGAGGAGGACGGCCTGGTGGCGACGCTCGCCAGCCAGGTCCAGGTGCTGGACCGCGCGCACAGCGCCACCGTCACCTTCACCGCGGACGGCGTCCGCGCCCTGCCCGCCGCGCAGGAGTCGGCCCTGCTGCGGGTCGCCCAGGAGGCGCTGCACAACGCGCTGCGCCACGCCGGCGCCGGGGCCGTCACCGTCCGCCTGACCGGCACCGACCGGCGCGGCGCCCGGCTGCGGATCGCCGACGACGGCCGCGGCTTCGACCCGGAGTCGGTCCGCCGGGCGGGCCGGCACCTGGGCCTGGTGTCGATGCGGGACCGCGCGGAGGGCGTCGGCGGCAGGCTCACCCTGGATTCCGCCCCCGGTGCGGGGACGGTCGTCGAGATGGAGGTCCCCGGTGCCTGA
- a CDS encoding MFS transporter, with product MGRMPTPAATAHQTRTERSALPTRPKSAAWLLIAAIALAALNLRPVVTSLGPLLKQVQADLGMSATVAGLLAAVPSLCFAVFGVAAPALARRVGPIVVVAAGTGAITLGVVARSFTGSTALFLLLTAVALAGVAVANVLLPVIIKRYFPDRVGPMIGMYSMALSVGTSLAAATTVPLTDALGGDWRLGLGVWGAVAAVALAVWLVVALVHRERGERAATRQAAKLPIVRSRTAWALALFFGLQSTSAYATMGWLPKIYQDAGVSAGASGVLLAVVMAVSVPASFVLPNLAARRGDQRLFVLVLGLCGITGFLGLMLAAGTASWLWAVLVGLSMCAFPLALTMLGLRARTAGGVAQLSAFAQSLGYLISIPGPILIGALYQHTGRWYLPLGLLALLLVPQILVGSRAARARFIEDEAVG from the coding sequence ATGGGGCGCATGCCTACCCCAGCGGCTACCGCCCACCAGACGCGCACCGAGCGCTCGGCGCTCCCCACCCGCCCTAAGTCCGCCGCGTGGCTGCTGATCGCCGCCATCGCGCTCGCCGCGCTCAACCTGCGCCCCGTGGTCACCAGCCTCGGCCCGCTGCTCAAGCAGGTCCAGGCGGACCTCGGGATGAGCGCGACGGTGGCCGGCCTGCTGGCCGCCGTGCCCTCGCTCTGCTTCGCGGTGTTCGGCGTCGCCGCGCCCGCGCTGGCCCGCCGGGTCGGCCCGATCGTGGTGGTCGCGGCCGGCACGGGCGCGATCACGCTGGGCGTGGTGGCCCGCTCCTTCACCGGCTCCACGGCGCTCTTCCTGCTGCTGACCGCGGTCGCGCTGGCCGGCGTGGCGGTCGCCAACGTGCTGCTGCCGGTGATCATCAAGCGGTACTTCCCGGACCGGGTCGGCCCGATGATCGGCATGTACTCGATGGCGCTGTCGGTCGGCACCTCGCTGGCCGCCGCCACCACCGTCCCGCTGACCGACGCGCTCGGCGGCGACTGGCGGCTCGGCCTCGGGGTCTGGGGCGCCGTGGCCGCCGTGGCGCTGGCGGTCTGGCTGGTGGTGGCACTGGTCCACCGCGAGCGCGGCGAGCGGGCGGCGACGCGGCAGGCCGCCAAGCTGCCGATCGTCCGCAGCCGCACCGCGTGGGCGCTGGCGCTCTTCTTCGGCCTGCAGTCCACCAGCGCGTACGCCACCATGGGCTGGCTGCCGAAGATCTACCAGGACGCCGGGGTCTCGGCCGGGGCGTCCGGGGTGCTGCTGGCGGTGGTCATGGCGGTGAGCGTCCCGGCGTCGTTCGTGCTGCCGAACCTAGCCGCCCGGCGCGGTGACCAGCGGCTTTTCGTGCTGGTGCTGGGCCTGTGCGGGATCACCGGCTTCCTCGGCCTGATGCTGGCCGCGGGCACGGCGTCCTGGCTGTGGGCGGTGCTGGTGGGCCTGTCGATGTGCGCCTTCCCGCTGGCGCTGACCATGCTCGGGCTGCGGGCCCGGACGGCGGGCGGGGTGGCGCAGCTCTCGGCGTTCGCGCAGAGCCTGGGGTACCTGATCTCCATCCCCGGCCCGATCCTGATCGGCGCGCTGTACCAGCACACCGGCCGGTGGTACCTGCCGCTGGGCCTGCTGGCGCTGCTGCTGGTGCCGCAGATCCTGGTCGGCTCCCGGGCGGCCCGGGCCCGGTTCATCGAGGACGAGGCCGTCGGTTAG
- the serB gene encoding phosphoserine phosphatase SerB — protein sequence MNATDPAAEALPAPQPPRTDERTLLVKVFGKDRPGITAGLFAALGAFGVEVIDIEQMVTRGRITLCALVIPPPGPGAEGALRVTVHRWAEEFKLQAEIISGLGDNLPRREGRSHVTVLGHPLTAAAVAALTGRISGAGGNIDRVFRLAKYPVTAVELAVSGVATEELRALLATEAAAQRVDIAVVQAGLHRRAKRLVVMDVDSTLIQDEVIELFAAHAGCEEKVAEVTAAAMRGELDFAESLRARVALLAGLDASVTEKVRAEVRLTPGARTLIRTLQRLGYQVAIVSGGFTQVTDHLVELLGLDFAAANTLEIEDGKFTGRVTGEIVDRAGKARWLARFAEQAKVPLEQTVAIGDGANDLDMLNAAGLGVAFNAKPVVREAADTAVNVPFLDTVLYLLGITREEVEAADALDGTPTE from the coding sequence ATGAATGCGACTGATCCGGCCGCTGAGGCCCTCCCCGCCCCGCAGCCGCCGCGGACCGACGAGCGCACCCTGCTGGTGAAGGTGTTCGGCAAGGACCGTCCGGGCATCACCGCGGGTCTGTTCGCCGCGCTCGGCGCGTTCGGTGTCGAGGTGATCGACATCGAGCAGATGGTCACCCGTGGCCGGATAACGCTGTGCGCGCTGGTCATCCCGCCGCCCGGCCCGGGTGCCGAGGGCGCCCTGCGGGTGACCGTGCACCGCTGGGCCGAGGAGTTCAAGCTCCAGGCCGAGATCATCTCCGGCCTCGGCGACAACCTGCCGCGCCGCGAGGGCCGCTCGCACGTCACGGTGCTGGGCCACCCGCTGACCGCCGCCGCGGTGGCCGCGCTGACCGGCCGGATCTCCGGGGCTGGCGGCAACATCGACCGCGTCTTCCGGCTCGCCAAGTACCCGGTGACCGCCGTGGAGCTGGCCGTCTCCGGTGTCGCCACCGAGGAGCTGCGCGCCCTGCTGGCCACCGAGGCGGCCGCCCAGCGGGTGGACATCGCGGTGGTGCAGGCCGGTCTGCACCGCCGGGCCAAGCGCCTGGTGGTGATGGACGTGGACTCCACGCTGATCCAGGACGAGGTGATCGAGCTCTTCGCCGCGCACGCCGGCTGCGAGGAGAAGGTGGCCGAGGTGACCGCCGCGGCGATGCGCGGCGAGCTGGACTTCGCCGAGTCGCTGCGCGCCCGGGTGGCGCTGCTGGCCGGCCTGGACGCCTCGGTGACCGAGAAGGTCCGCGCCGAGGTCCGGCTGACCCCGGGCGCCCGGACGCTGATCCGCACCCTGCAGCGCCTGGGCTACCAGGTGGCCATCGTCTCCGGCGGCTTCACCCAGGTCACCGACCACCTGGTGGAACTGCTCGGGCTGGACTTCGCGGCCGCCAACACCCTGGAGATCGAGGACGGGAAGTTCACCGGCCGGGTCACCGGCGAGATCGTGGACCGCGCGGGCAAGGCCCGCTGGCTGGCCAGGTTCGCCGAGCAGGCGAAGGTGCCGCTGGAGCAGACGGTGGCGATCGGCGACGGCGCCAACGACCTGGACATGCTGAACGCGGCCGGCCTGGGCGTGGCCTTCAACGCCAAGCCGGTGGTCCGGGAGGCCGCGGACACCGCGGTCAACGTACCGTTCCTGGACACCGTGCTCTACCTGCTGGGGATCACCCGCGAGGAGGTCGAGGCGGCCGACGCGCTGGACGGCACCCCGACCGAGTGA